From one Catellatospora sp. IY07-71 genomic stretch:
- a CDS encoding ABC transporter ATP-binding protein: MSDVIAQATGLVKTYPPRDRRSSPFTAVNGIDFTLRRGEAFGFLGPNGAGKSSTMRMIACVSPPTAGTLRVLGMDPAADGRRIRARIGVVPQDDALDSELSVRENLLVYGRYFGLPHQVVAERTAGLLDFAQLAEKAGERVEALSGGMRRRLTIARSLINEPEILLLDEPTTGLDPQARHVLWDRLFRLKQQGVTLVLTTHYMDEAEQLCDRLVVMDGGRIVAQGSPAELIAAHSTREVLELRFGIGEQGAAVEKLRQARTGDRIEELPDRLLWYTAEGDAALAAAHAIGLSPVTALVRRASLEDVFLALTGRTLVD; the protein is encoded by the coding sequence GTGTCAGACGTGATCGCACAAGCCACGGGGCTCGTCAAGACCTACCCGCCGCGCGACCGGCGCTCCTCCCCCTTCACGGCCGTGAACGGCATCGACTTCACCCTGCGCCGGGGCGAGGCGTTCGGCTTCCTCGGGCCCAACGGCGCGGGCAAGTCCTCCACCATGCGGATGATCGCCTGCGTCTCCCCGCCCACCGCCGGGACGCTGCGCGTGCTCGGCATGGACCCGGCCGCCGACGGACGGCGCATCCGCGCCCGCATCGGCGTCGTGCCGCAGGACGACGCCCTCGACAGCGAGCTGAGCGTGCGGGAGAACCTGCTCGTCTACGGCCGCTACTTCGGGCTGCCCCACCAGGTCGTCGCCGAGCGCACCGCGGGCCTGCTCGACTTCGCGCAGCTGGCCGAGAAGGCCGGCGAGCGCGTCGAGGCGCTGTCGGGCGGCATGCGGCGGCGGCTCACCATCGCCCGCTCGCTGATCAACGAGCCCGAGATCCTGCTGCTGGACGAGCCCACCACCGGCCTCGACCCGCAGGCCCGGCACGTGCTGTGGGACCGGCTCTTCCGGCTCAAGCAGCAGGGCGTGACCCTGGTGCTGACCACCCACTACATGGACGAGGCCGAGCAGCTGTGCGACCGGCTGGTGGTGATGGACGGCGGCCGGATCGTCGCCCAGGGCTCCCCCGCCGAGCTGATCGCCGCTCACTCCACCCGTGAGGTGCTGGAGCTGCGGTTCGGCATCGGCGAGCAGGGCGCCGCGGTCGAGAAGCTGCGCCAGGCCCGCACCGGCGACCGGATCGAGGAGCTGCCCGACCGGCTGCTGTGGTACACCGCCGAGGGCGACGCCGCGCTGGCCGCCGCGCACGCGATCGGCCTGTCGCCGGTCACCGCGCTGGTGCGCCGGGCGAGCCTGGAGGACGTGTTCCTCGCGTTGACCGGCCGGACGCTGGTGGACTGA
- a CDS encoding serine/threonine protein phosphatase yields the protein MGATDLRPDGGGDDVLSGRDPRLTRHRLVGAELARLGDAELTARLAAAGTAATSIGGTTCALEVGGVRVFVKRIPLTDLELRPEHVRSTANLFDLPPHCQYGVGSPGFGAWRELQASLMGTAAVVAGGTAVFPLLHHWRVLPGPPPSRSVDVDAETAFWGGASGVRRRLKALAAASGTLVLCLEHVPHRLDEWLAGPVAAGGEELLAACRMLERGLLDAVTGLRAAGLHHFDAHLGNLLTDGVEVYLGDLGLAVSDRFELSEAERAFLERNETHDAAYARMRLVNWLVQWVAGVAVPDEGGPVERDAYVRRCAAGAAPAGVPAEVADMISRYAPVAAELNDFYWQLFAGVTATPYPADRIAALLKAE from the coding sequence ATGGGCGCCACGGACCTCCGCCCGGACGGCGGGGGAGACGACGTCCTGTCCGGACGGGACCCGCGTCTCACACGGCATCGCCTGGTCGGTGCGGAGCTGGCGCGGCTCGGCGACGCCGAGCTGACGGCGCGGCTGGCCGCGGCCGGGACCGCCGCCACCAGCATCGGCGGGACCACCTGCGCGCTGGAGGTCGGCGGGGTCCGCGTGTTCGTGAAGCGCATCCCGCTCACCGACCTGGAGCTGCGGCCCGAGCATGTCCGCAGCACCGCGAACCTGTTCGACCTGCCCCCGCACTGCCAGTACGGCGTCGGCTCGCCCGGCTTCGGCGCGTGGCGCGAGCTGCAGGCGAGTCTCATGGGCACGGCCGCGGTGGTCGCCGGTGGCACGGCGGTGTTCCCGCTGCTGCACCACTGGCGGGTGCTGCCGGGGCCGCCGCCGTCGCGGTCCGTCGACGTCGACGCGGAGACGGCATTCTGGGGCGGCGCCTCGGGCGTGCGGCGGCGGCTGAAGGCGCTGGCTGCGGCCTCGGGCACCCTCGTGCTGTGCCTGGAGCACGTGCCGCACCGGCTCGACGAGTGGCTGGCCGGGCCGGTCGCGGCGGGCGGGGAGGAGCTGCTCGCCGCGTGCCGGATGCTGGAGCGCGGCCTGCTGGACGCGGTGACCGGGCTGCGGGCGGCGGGCCTGCACCACTTCGACGCGCACCTGGGCAACCTGCTGACCGACGGCGTCGAGGTCTACCTCGGTGACCTTGGCCTGGCCGTGTCGGACCGCTTCGAGCTGTCCGAGGCGGAGCGGGCGTTCCTGGAGCGCAACGAGACGCACGACGCGGCGTACGCGCGCATGCGGCTGGTGAACTGGCTGGTGCAGTGGGTGGCCGGGGTGGCCGTGCCGGACGAGGGCGGCCCGGTCGAGCGCGACGCCTACGTGCGCCGCTGCGCCGCGGGCGCGGCCCCGGCAGGTGTCCCGGCGGAGGTCGCGGACATGATCAGCCGGTACGCGCCGGTCGCGGCCGAGCTGAACGACTTCTACTGGCAGCTGTTCGCCGGGGTGACGGCGACGCCGTACCCGGCCGACCGGATCGCCGCGCTCCTGAAGGCAGAGTAA
- a CDS encoding DNA-binding protein, whose amino-acid sequence MTDDDALPRGIGSPATRAFAQAGYTRLAQFPALSAQELLKLHGVGPKAIRVLRETLAARGQTFADERE is encoded by the coding sequence GTGACCGACGACGACGCTCTCCCCCGCGGCATCGGCAGCCCCGCCACCCGTGCGTTCGCCCAGGCCGGATACACCAGACTCGCGCAGTTCCCCGCGCTGAGCGCGCAAGAGCTGCTCAAGCTGCACGGCGTAGGGCCGAAGGCGATCCGCGTGCTGCGCGAGACGCTGGCGGCGCGCGGGCAGACCTTCGCCGACGAGCGGGAGTGA
- a CDS encoding ABC transporter permease produces the protein MTTTAVAPGMALRFYRYLWLHYRRNWKGTIVISVANPLLFLVAIGAGLGTLVGSGNATLGGVSYLAFFAPGMLAAASMQNGMIESAFPVSYHRMPGRAYPVAVATPLEPVDVLHGHALFMAVKVAIGAAAFCAVMFAFGVAASPLALLALPAATLTGFAFAMPVTAWAVTLPDVRPVQTLFKWVVMPLYLFSGTFFATAQLPEALRHLVALTPLWHGVQLCRTLTLGTATWAGSLGHVVYLSVMALAGYLVARRNFRRHLRP, from the coding sequence ATGACGACCACCGCCGTCGCGCCGGGCATGGCCCTGCGCTTCTACCGCTATCTCTGGCTGCACTACCGGCGCAACTGGAAGGGCACCATCGTCATCAGCGTGGCCAACCCGCTGCTGTTCCTGGTCGCGATCGGCGCCGGGCTGGGCACCCTGGTCGGTTCCGGCAACGCCACCCTGGGCGGGGTGAGCTACCTGGCGTTCTTCGCCCCCGGCATGCTCGCCGCCGCGTCGATGCAGAACGGCATGATCGAGTCGGCGTTCCCGGTCAGCTACCACCGCATGCCCGGCCGGGCCTACCCGGTCGCGGTGGCGACGCCGCTCGAACCGGTCGACGTGCTGCACGGGCACGCGCTGTTCATGGCCGTCAAGGTCGCCATCGGCGCGGCCGCGTTCTGCGCGGTGATGTTCGCGTTCGGGGTGGCGGCGTCGCCGCTGGCCCTGCTGGCGCTGCCCGCCGCGACGCTCACCGGGTTCGCCTTCGCCATGCCGGTGACCGCGTGGGCGGTGACGCTGCCCGACGTACGCCCCGTGCAGACGCTGTTCAAGTGGGTGGTGATGCCGCTGTACCTGTTCTCCGGCACGTTCTTCGCCACCGCCCAGCTGCCGGAGGCGCTGCGGCACCTGGTCGCGCTCACGCCGCTGTGGCACGGCGTGCAGCTGTGCCGCACGCTCACCCTCGGCACCGCCACCTGGGCGGGCAGCCTCGGGCACGTCGTCTACCTGTCCGTCATGGCGCTCGCGGGCTACCTCGTGGCCCGGCGCAACTTCCGCCGCCACCTGCGCCCGTGA
- a CDS encoding peptidoglycan DD-metalloendopeptidase family protein, translating into MKLPLALRSASAGLAAAALILLGPAAPAAAATTVVDNAGAFTASANWGTSAWSAQRYGADYRFATPNTTASDAAWFSATIATAGAHTVEVWYPADAGYNDATPFVVATAAGNQTIVVNQRANGGRWVSLGTFNLAAGTRNVVGVSRWTNGTGYVVADAVRLTSTSGGSAFSLPLAKSALPRSEYDDPHHDYPAIDLPVGTGTPAYAVRSGTVVIIDDASCGRGVNLTGADGNVYTYCHFSAWSVADGATVVPGQQLGLTGNTGNSTGPHLHFGIRTGSTRRCPQNFLLALYDGLTPPAATSLPTTGCFYTSLAGAKEQPLG; encoded by the coding sequence GTGAAACTCCCCCTTGCCCTGCGCTCGGCGAGCGCGGGGCTGGCCGCGGCCGCCCTGATCCTGCTCGGGCCCGCCGCACCGGCCGCCGCCGCGACCACCGTCGTGGACAACGCCGGCGCCTTCACCGCCAGCGCCAACTGGGGCACCTCGGCCTGGTCGGCGCAGCGCTACGGCGCGGACTACCGGTTCGCCACCCCGAACACCACGGCCAGCGACGCCGCCTGGTTCAGCGCGACGATCGCCACCGCCGGGGCGCACACCGTCGAGGTCTGGTATCCGGCCGACGCCGGCTACAACGACGCCACCCCGTTCGTCGTGGCCACCGCCGCCGGCAACCAGACGATCGTGGTCAACCAGCGCGCCAACGGCGGCCGCTGGGTCAGCCTCGGTACGTTCAACCTGGCCGCGGGCACCCGCAACGTGGTCGGCGTGAGCCGCTGGACCAACGGCACCGGGTACGTGGTCGCCGACGCCGTACGCCTCACCTCGACGAGCGGCGGCTCCGCGTTCTCCCTGCCGCTGGCCAAGAGCGCGCTGCCGCGCAGCGAGTACGACGACCCGCACCACGACTACCCGGCGATCGACCTGCCGGTCGGCACCGGCACCCCGGCGTACGCGGTGCGCTCCGGCACCGTCGTGATCATCGACGACGCGTCCTGCGGCCGGGGCGTCAACCTGACCGGCGCGGACGGCAACGTCTACACGTACTGCCACTTCTCGGCGTGGTCGGTGGCCGACGGGGCGACCGTCGTGCCCGGACAGCAGCTCGGCCTCACCGGCAACACGGGCAACTCGACCGGCCCGCACCTGCACTTCGGCATCCGCACCGGCAGCACCCGCCGCTGCCCGCAGAACTTCCTGCTGGCGCTCTACGACGGCCTCACCCCGCCGGCCGCGACCAGCCTGCCCACCACCGGCTGCTTCTACACCAGCCTCGCCGGGGCGAAGGAGCAGCCGCTCGGCTGA
- a CDS encoding ABC transporter permease, giving the protein MPAAHLIVLRHLWVLRKGRPWNLAVNGVFEPFLYLMSIGVGIGQLIEGGSATYAAFVAPALLATSAMNSAISETTGSVWWRLRFERFYDAIVTTPLTVRDITYGEIAASVLRGTLSAACFLVVIAGFGMVRSWWALLALPACVLIAYAFSAAGMAAITVIREFHHQQYLQLVMLPMFLFATTFYPLSVYPEVLRPVVAALPLYQSIELLRGLTTGRLGPGMLVAVGYLLVMGLAGGWIASRRLSRMLLP; this is encoded by the coding sequence ATGCCCGCAGCACACCTGATCGTCCTGCGGCACCTGTGGGTGCTGCGCAAGGGCCGCCCGTGGAACCTCGCCGTCAACGGGGTCTTCGAGCCGTTCCTCTACCTGATGTCCATCGGCGTCGGCATCGGGCAGCTCATCGAGGGCGGCTCGGCGACGTACGCGGCGTTCGTCGCCCCGGCGCTGCTGGCCACCTCGGCCATGAACAGCGCGATCAGCGAGACCACCGGGTCGGTGTGGTGGCGGCTGCGCTTCGAGCGCTTCTACGACGCGATCGTCACCACGCCGCTGACGGTGCGCGACATCACGTACGGCGAGATCGCCGCGTCGGTGCTGCGCGGCACCCTGTCCGCGGCCTGCTTCCTCGTCGTGATCGCGGGGTTCGGGATGGTGCGCTCGTGGTGGGCGCTGCTCGCACTGCCCGCCTGCGTGCTGATCGCGTACGCCTTCTCGGCCGCGGGCATGGCCGCGATCACCGTCATCCGCGAGTTCCACCACCAGCAGTACCTGCAGCTGGTGATGCTGCCGATGTTCCTGTTCGCGACCACGTTCTACCCGCTGTCGGTGTACCCGGAGGTGCTGCGGCCGGTGGTCGCCGCGCTCCCGCTCTACCAGAGCATCGAGCTGCTGCGCGGGCTCACCACGGGGCGGCTCGGGCCCGGCATGCTCGTCGCGGTGGGATACCTGCTGGTGATGGGCCTGGCCGGCGGCTGGATCGCGTCCCGGCGGCTGTCCCGGATGCTGTTGCCCTGA
- a CDS encoding zinc-dependent alcohol dehydrogenase family protein, with protein MAAWEVARPGPIAGRPLRAVRRAVPAPAPDELLVRVRACAVCRTDLHVAEGDLLPHRSPVIPGHEVVGEVTALGERVSGWAAGERVGIAWLRHTDGTCVYCRRGQENLCPASRYTGWDADGGYAEYAVVPAAYAYRLPAGYDDAHLAPLLCAGIIGYRALRRAELPPGGRLGIYGFGASAHLTAQVALAQGATVYVMTRSAEARELGLRLGAAWAGGADERPPAALDAAILFAPVGDLVPPALSALDRGGTLAVAGIHLSDIPVLNYQRHLFQERQLRSVAANTRDDGREFLALAAAHPLAVTVTPYPLDRADEALADLAADRVEGAAVLIP; from the coding sequence ATGGCGGCGTGGGAGGTGGCGCGGCCGGGGCCGATCGCGGGGCGGCCGCTGCGGGCGGTGCGGCGGGCGGTGCCCGCGCCCGCCCCGGACGAGCTGCTGGTACGCGTACGCGCCTGCGCGGTGTGCCGCACCGACCTGCACGTGGCGGAAGGGGATCTGCTGCCGCACCGCAGCCCGGTGATCCCGGGGCACGAGGTGGTCGGCGAGGTCACCGCCCTCGGCGAGCGGGTGAGCGGATGGGCCGCCGGCGAGCGCGTGGGCATCGCCTGGCTGCGCCACACCGACGGGACCTGCGTGTACTGCCGACGCGGCCAGGAGAACCTCTGCCCGGCCTCCCGTTACACGGGCTGGGACGCCGACGGCGGCTACGCCGAGTACGCCGTGGTCCCGGCCGCCTACGCCTACCGGCTGCCCGCGGGCTACGACGACGCGCACCTGGCACCGCTGCTGTGCGCGGGCATCATCGGCTACCGCGCGCTGCGCCGGGCCGAGCTGCCGCCCGGGGGCCGCCTGGGCATCTACGGCTTCGGCGCCTCGGCGCACCTGACCGCGCAGGTCGCCCTCGCCCAGGGCGCGACCGTGTACGTGATGACCCGCTCGGCCGAAGCACGCGAGCTGGGGCTGCGCCTCGGCGCGGCGTGGGCGGGCGGGGCGGACGAGCGGCCGCCGGCGGCGCTGGACGCGGCGATCCTGTTCGCGCCCGTGGGCGACCTGGTGCCGCCGGCGCTGTCGGCATTGGACCGGGGCGGCACGCTCGCGGTGGCGGGCATCCATCTCAGCGACATCCCGGTGCTGAACTACCAGCGGCACCTGTTCCAGGAGCGGCAGCTGCGCAGCGTCGCGGCGAACACCCGCGACGACGGCCGGGAGTTCCTGGCGCTGGCCGCGGCGCACCCGCTGGCGGTGACGGTGACGCCGTACCCCCTGGACCGGGCGGACGAGGCGCTGGCGGACCTGGCCGCGGACCGGGTGGAGGGCGCGGCGGTGCTCATACCCTGA
- a CDS encoding ATP-binding protein codes for MFGDFDLHRLTRLPRPPRERRDDAEGRRDELGPLAASLAGAHPTLLAAGPDARLATAWLRVPHDPRLHVVLGGRPGFPPATGAPPGTGSGRAHPVLFPPGAEAARLAPAELDVLLGLLPHWVPCAAWPDALWAPADSARERPQLRRGSFDQHVGHLPGSFGWLVLARPLPPAEVKQELDRLVAGILPLTRGEVGEEKRIQLERAQARHRELSRAQHGGAWHIQVLAGGVGEPAAAAVAGLLCAAAELDGLPYTLAPAGPAALLAGAVRAGAGFTAGTELLAALTRPPRREMPGLHLVEPHTFDVTAERREGPGIGVGQVLDEGGQPAGELTVPRDVLNRHTFVCGATGAGKSQTVRHLLTEATRAGLPWLVIEPAKAEYARMAARLAELGGEVLVLKPGEPGGVPAGFNPLRPAPDFPLQTHVDLVRSLFLAAFEAQEPFPQLLAAALTRSYEELGWDLTLGAPAHPGPEPRYPTLGDLQRVAESVVDEIGYGREVTDNVRGFIKVRLGSLRLGTTGRFFEGGHPLDFALLRARNVVMEIEDVGDDADKAFFIGAVLLRLTEHLRVLAKQAGGRRMPLSHLTVIEEAHRLLRRTEPGAAGPARHAVEAFASLLAEVRAYGEGLIVVEQIPSKLAVDVVKNTALKIVHRLPAADDRESVGATMNVDEDQSRQIVSLPPGRAAVFADGMDRPLLVSLADGSDVEERPHDTTGPAALLSGRRSPTCGQECHARACTLLDMRTAQRLLRRHPWLTLWAEAVVVAHLAGHRPPSAHPDQLLQLAVEPTREVDCAISHAVDGAVAVRTAALRPGHSPDGLAGHCVDALRAALTGTPVAGLCAADDYAHLAAVYRWVGIKAYLEEGPADGPRDPRTGAWERDTGRRIPGETRREQRAAVIALRDLAHADVAACDLVAYGALRPSALETALGATRTDPAWTRHVELALPVLLDAAWLPDLLSGRGPAAPPGDQPGATDPAPATQGEHRE; via the coding sequence GTGTTCGGCGACTTCGACCTGCACCGGCTGACCCGGCTGCCCCGCCCGCCGCGCGAGCGCCGCGACGACGCCGAGGGCCGCCGCGATGAGCTGGGCCCGCTCGCCGCCTCGCTGGCGGGCGCCCACCCCACGCTGCTGGCGGCCGGGCCGGACGCGCGGCTCGCGACGGCGTGGCTGCGGGTGCCGCACGATCCCCGGCTGCACGTGGTGCTCGGCGGGCGGCCCGGCTTCCCGCCCGCGACCGGCGCGCCGCCGGGCACCGGCTCCGGCCGGGCGCACCCCGTGCTGTTCCCGCCCGGCGCGGAGGCGGCCCGGCTCGCCCCGGCGGAGCTGGACGTCCTGCTGGGCCTGCTCCCGCACTGGGTGCCGTGCGCGGCGTGGCCGGACGCGCTGTGGGCCCCGGCGGACTCGGCGCGGGAGCGCCCGCAGCTGCGCCGCGGCTCGTTCGACCAGCACGTCGGGCACCTGCCGGGATCGTTCGGCTGGCTGGTGCTGGCCCGGCCGCTGCCGCCCGCCGAGGTGAAGCAGGAACTCGACCGGCTCGTCGCGGGCATCCTGCCGCTGACCCGCGGCGAGGTGGGCGAGGAGAAACGCATCCAGCTGGAACGCGCGCAGGCCCGCCACCGCGAGCTGAGCCGCGCCCAGCACGGCGGGGCATGGCACATCCAGGTGCTGGCCGGCGGGGTCGGCGAGCCGGCCGCGGCGGCGGTCGCGGGTCTGCTGTGCGCGGCGGCCGAGCTGGACGGGCTGCCGTACACCCTCGCCCCGGCCGGACCCGCCGCGCTGCTCGCCGGGGCGGTACGCGCCGGAGCCGGGTTCACCGCGGGCACCGAGCTGCTCGCCGCGCTGACCCGGCCGCCGCGCCGGGAGATGCCCGGCCTGCACCTGGTCGAGCCGCACACGTTCGACGTCACCGCGGAGCGGCGGGAGGGGCCCGGCATCGGCGTCGGGCAGGTGCTGGACGAGGGCGGACAGCCCGCCGGGGAGCTGACGGTGCCCCGCGACGTGCTCAACCGGCACACCTTCGTGTGCGGCGCGACCGGCGCGGGCAAGTCGCAGACCGTACGCCACCTGCTCACCGAGGCGACCCGGGCGGGCCTGCCCTGGCTGGTCATCGAACCGGCCAAGGCCGAGTACGCCCGCATGGCGGCCCGGCTGGCCGAGCTGGGCGGCGAGGTGCTCGTGCTCAAGCCGGGCGAGCCGGGCGGCGTGCCCGCCGGGTTCAACCCGCTGCGGCCGGCGCCGGACTTCCCGCTGCAGACCCATGTGGACCTGGTGCGCTCGCTGTTCCTGGCCGCGTTCGAGGCGCAGGAGCCGTTCCCGCAGCTCCTCGCCGCCGCGCTCACCCGCAGCTACGAGGAGCTGGGCTGGGACCTGACCCTGGGCGCGCCCGCCCACCCCGGCCCGGAGCCCCGCTACCCCACCCTCGGCGACCTGCAGCGCGTCGCCGAGTCGGTGGTGGACGAGATCGGCTACGGCCGCGAGGTCACCGACAACGTGCGCGGCTTCATCAAGGTGCGGCTGGGCAGCCTGCGCCTGGGCACCACCGGCCGGTTCTTCGAGGGCGGCCACCCGCTGGACTTCGCGCTGCTGCGCGCCCGCAACGTGGTGATGGAGATCGAGGACGTCGGCGACGACGCGGACAAGGCGTTCTTCATCGGCGCGGTCCTGCTGCGGCTCACCGAGCACCTGCGGGTGCTGGCGAAGCAGGCCGGAGGGCGTCGCATGCCGCTGAGCCACCTCACCGTGATCGAGGAGGCGCACCGGCTGCTGCGGCGCACCGAACCCGGCGCGGCCGGACCCGCCCGGCACGCCGTCGAGGCGTTCGCGTCCCTGCTCGCCGAGGTGCGCGCGTACGGCGAGGGCCTGATCGTGGTCGAGCAGATCCCGAGCAAGCTGGCCGTCGACGTCGTCAAGAACACCGCGCTGAAGATCGTGCACCGGCTGCCCGCCGCCGACGACCGGGAGAGCGTCGGCGCCACCATGAACGTCGACGAGGACCAGTCCCGCCAGATCGTCAGCCTGCCCCCCGGCCGGGCCGCGGTGTTCGCCGACGGCATGGACCGGCCGCTGCTGGTGAGCCTGGCCGACGGCAGCGACGTCGAGGAGCGCCCGCACGACACCACCGGCCCGGCGGCGCTGCTGTCCGGGCGGCGCTCGCCGACCTGCGGCCAGGAGTGCCACGCGCGGGCCTGCACGCTGCTGGACATGCGCACGGCGCAGCGCCTGCTGCGCCGGCACCCGTGGCTCACCCTGTGGGCCGAGGCCGTGGTGGTGGCGCACCTGGCCGGGCACCGGCCGCCCTCCGCCCACCCGGATCAGCTGCTCCAGCTCGCCGTCGAACCGACCCGGGAGGTCGACTGCGCCATCTCGCACGCGGTGGACGGCGCGGTAGCCGTGCGCACCGCCGCGCTGCGACCGGGACACTCGCCCGACGGCCTGGCCGGTCACTGCGTGGACGCGCTGCGGGCGGCGCTGACCGGCACACCCGTGGCCGGGCTGTGCGCCGCCGACGACTACGCGCACCTGGCCGCCGTGTACCGGTGGGTCGGCATCAAGGCGTACCTGGAGGAGGGGCCGGCCGACGGGCCGCGCGATCCGCGCACGGGCGCCTGGGAGCGCGACACCGGCCGCCGCATCCCCGGCGAGACCCGCCGCGAGCAGCGCGCGGCCGTGATCGCGCTGCGCGACCTGGCGCACGCCGACGTGGCCGCGTGCGACCTGGTGGCGTACGGGGCGCTGCGGCCCAGCGCGCTGGAGACCGCGCTCGGCGCGACCCGCACCGACCCCGCCTGGACCCGGCACGTCGAGCTGGCGCTGCCCGTGCTGCTGGACGCGGCATGGCTGCCCGACCTGCTGTCCGGCCGAGGCCCCGCCGCACCGCCCGGCGATCAGCCCGGCGCCACCGATCCCGCACCGGCCACCCAGGGAGAGCACCGTGAATGA